One Gossypium hirsutum isolate 1008001.06 chromosome A08, Gossypium_hirsutum_v2.1, whole genome shotgun sequence genomic window, ACTCCACAAATGGGTGTACTACAATTGTTGCTATTGAGACTTGAATTCGAGTCGAAAACATGGGATGGACTCGTTTCGTCTAATCCAGAAACAAGAGTGGTAATCTTCATCCCTGTATGATTTTCATCAAAAACTGAAGCTTTTTCATCAGAATATGAATTGAAAACCGCATATGGCATTGTTTGATATCTTGTTATCTCGGAATCGGAGCTATAAATTCTCCTCCCTTTATGCAAATCACATCTTTTTCTCCCGGAAACGGGTTGCCTTCTACAAAGAGAACCATCATCCATGGCAACCCCACAAATAGGACTACAATGCTCGATTTCGGGATAGTCCTCTTTATGCGGTTGTGATTTCGTACTCGACCTCGTGGAAGACCCTCTAGTTTTCTTTCCCTTGTGTTCAGCGCATCGTTTTCTTCCTTCAACCAGTGGCCTTTTACAAATCGAACCATCGTCTAAAACCACCCCACAAGAGAAGGTTTCATTCTCGTCGGAGCCACCATGATTCGAAACCAACCGAGGCCGGGATCTGCTGAAGTTGAAAACTTGAAGCAAAAAGTTGCGGTTCTCTCCATTTTTGTATTTCCCGAACTCATTGTTGTCCGAAACTAGCTTGCCTGCTTTGATTTTGATGCCCACTTGCTTTTGAAGGAAGGGTAGATGCTTTTTGGAGAAATTGGCTAATTTCATAATATTTGATGCATGCTTATCTAGTTTTTGAAGGATATCATCGTGACGACGTATACCGTTCGAGCCTTTATTCCATGCATAATCAAAAGTACCGAGAAGCTGAGCTTCGGTTCTTCGAGCATCTGCCTTGTTTTTCATCTATTTAACATGGGAAAGTAAAATAACATTAGGAATTagattaaaaaccaaaatttggaTACAATGATGAACATGTAATAACATTTTTCAAAGCTTCTTGGCCTCAAAAATCATATCATCCGCAATTCATTCAAGACTAAGAGCTTATAACAGTATaaagaacatatatatacatattagttCACCATTTGTGAAATTGGCCTTAACACGTATATAGCCTTTCATTGTTCTTGGTTATGTTCCTTGGACTcttaatttttcttgaagtatCCGTGTCATACACTCTTGTCTAAAACACGGATATGGGGATATGACTTCTAAAGATcatccaaatacatggaaaaaactTAAAAAGACTGATCATATTCGTGAGGGATACATATCCATATCCAACACTCACACCCAAGTCCGAGTAACATAGGTTCTTGGTACACATTTTTTCCTATGATTCTTACCATTTTCACCTCCTAAGCATAAACATTAGTAGTTATTAAGTGCTTGAATGCTGCAACTATCAATTAAAGCCAGTAAATGGCCATTGTAGCATATCAGCAAACATTAGAAAAGCTTCAAAATCTTATATATATGAACTAGAAGATCAAACATCACCAGAACTCCTTCACTATGTATgcactatgaacttaccattgTTATATTTTGCTACTAAAATCTACACTTGAAATAAATTACAGtttcatttcaaattttgaaCTTCCTCAAATAATTTCCATTCAAACACTCATATGATACTAATCAAGTTAAAAAATTTGccaaaaaacttcaaaatattatatatatgtgtatatatatatatgaactagAAAATCAATAAAACATCACTAGCACTCCATCactatgcatgaattatgaactTAACCATTGTtatattttactactaaaatctACACCTGAACCTGATATAAATTACAGTTTTATTCCAAGTTCAAAACTTCTCAAATGGGTTCCATTCAAACTCTCATATGATATCAATCAagttaaatttaacaaaagaaacatcaaaatattatatatatatatatataaaacatcaCTATTACTCTACTAAGTATGAACTATGACTGCTAAAATCTGCATCTGATATAATTTACAGtttcatttcaaattcaaaacttctTAAATAGGTTCCATTCAAACTCTTATATGATACCAATCAAGTTAAAATTAGcaaaagaaacttcaaaatattatCAAGTTAAAATATCACCAGAACTCCTTCACTGTGCATgaaatatgaacttaccattgttatattttactactaaaatctACACCTGATATAAATACAGTttgatttcaaattcaaaacttctCAAATAGTTTCCATTCACTAATATGATGCCAATCAAGttgaaattaacaaaaaatttgaaaacagaaaGTACTCACAGGAGCCCATCTGTAAACTATCGAGTAGCCTCTAGCAAAAATGTCCTCAAAGCACCCACATACTTTATTAATCCCAGAGTCATTTCTGCCCAAGTGAGCACCTGTACGGCCATATTGTTGTAGCCTTGACCTGACATTATCAGCCTCCCCAAGATAAACCACCAAAACCTTGTCTGAGTCAAGCTTGCCATTATGGTCCCTGCTCGAAGGTTTATTTATAGCAAGCTCATAAAGACCTGAGCTTGCAGTTTTGGGGAGATTTTCAACCCTGTATCTAGCCACTCCTTCTTTCCCCACTGAATGGTCTTCCCAATCATGAGGACCAATTAGAACCTAAACAAATGACAAACAAAAGGACCCAGATGAGATTAAGGTTCATAAATCGAATATAAAAACTGggtttacataattttttatcaaaatcgatGAGAAATGGGATAGGGATTCATTTTTTTGCTTTAGAAAAAGCCTGTTGTCAATGGATGATTGAATTAAGAGGAGAAACACTGAGAAGAATTTATGGAATTGAATGGGGGCACCTTCCATTTGGAGAACTGAGAGTCGTGCTTGGTTCGTTTGTGATCTTCACGGTTGAATCTGGTGACCACATCCGCCAATTTAGCCGCTCCCATTGGGATCGGATCTTCCTTGTGGGAAAGGACCGTTGTATTTGTTTGCGCCACTTTATAACGAGCGTTTTTTTTCATTATAATATGGGCGttgctttttttgtttttggaacttactttattattaaaatatttggattttttttccttttaggaataaaatatttgaattattaataatGTGTTTTAAACTAAATTTGTGGTCCAACCGGTTGAGCTATTGGTTCatcgattcaattggtttgatCGATCCAAccagtttaattaaaaaattaaaaaactgatTCGACCGGTTTGATCGTTGATTCAACCAGTTTCTAGCCAGTTCAATTGCTTCATACCGATTCTTAATCTAATCagttaaaagttaatttttgaaTCGATTCGTGATTCAATCAGTTCAATCGATTGGTCTGGTTCGATTCAAACAACACTAATTCTTAAGACTTAAGATACTATATTTTATAtctcaaaaaaatatttcttttattttttttaaaatagtttttaaaaataaaaaaatggttcaaTCGTCTGATTCTCAGGTCAATTTGTCTAATAGCTTTCTCTGGATCAATACCCTTATCAATTTTGAGCTAACTGGTCtaattcaaatttttatgatttttttataatttttataagtttatatcaattttaatattttttttcatattttttacaaattttttattatttttaaagtaatatgtttttaatttaaatattgtaaataatttttattaattttataattttttctataatttattatagttttatagtttttataagtttttataaatttttttattgttttaataactttacatcaattttaatatttaatatttttataatttgttttgatttttttattttattttataattttttttattcttaatatttttatgagaaaatattatattaaaccaaAACCTGTCACGTGCCACCATTTAATTAGtttgtcaatttattttaacagTCAACGTGATTAATAATAAAATCCGTTAACGGAGGGATTGATTAATTGTTTTAGTTAACATCAAGGGCTTGCTTAATTAGGTgcaaatttaatacataaacttaattgatttttttgtattttcttaagtttttttgACATAtaagcctattatatatattatattatattatattataacttGTGACATAATTGTATCGtgtttaaaattatcattttcttATAGAATGATTGTTGAGCATAACAAAATCAATCAAAAAAACTTTGAAACTTAAAATCTAAGTTtcaccatatataaatatatttgaattttccTCCAAATTTATTCTAAttcattaaattgagttaaattaattatataatttataccTGTATCGATAAATTCCGATTAGAATAATCAATATATatcatgaaaattaattaattaactctaTATTACCCTCCTCAATATTCCATTACAAATACCAAGCTTCACTTGAATATAAATACAATaactttatttttgtaatttgcaCATAATATTCACAACAATCACACATCCAAACACAAAAGCTACAATGTAAATCCACCTCTAGCCTAAGCTAATAGACAATTATGCTATTGTTAAGTTAATCCTTTCGTTCAGACAATCACCGGGGCAGACGAAAGGGTAACTCTCGATCCACAAATGCTCCGACCGACCGACCTTGATTGATCAGTGCTACCAATATCTACcactgctgctgctgctgctgctgctgctgctgctgcaacCATAATCCAAGTGTTGCCAACACCTTCCATTTCCAATAGCCGGTCTCTCGCAAGGAGCACCATTGCAGGTGGTTGCTCcacaaattaatataatatcatCACCACCATGGTCCAACCACCGCGGAGTAAAACTGCTACCATAGCCGCCATAATTTAAGTTCCGCGAAGTAAAACAACTACTACTGCGACCATAATTCGAATGTTGCCAACATCTTCCATTTCCATTAACCGGTCTCTCACAAGGAGCACCATCGCAAGTGGGTGCTCCACAAACGGATGTAATATCACCACCACCGTGGTCCAACCATTGTGGAGTAAAACTGCTACCGCCGTCCCTGCCATAATCCAAGTGTTGCCAACATCTTCCATTTCCACTAACCGGTCTCTCGCAAGGAGCACCATTGTAGGTGGTTGCTCcacaaattaatataatatcatCACCACCATGGTCCAACCACTGCGGAGTAAAACTGCTGCCATAGCCGCCATAATTTAAGCTCCGTGAAGTAAAACAACTACTACTGCGACCATAATTCGAATGTTGCCAACATCTTCCATTTCCATTAACCGGTCTCTCACAAGGAGCACCATCGCAAGTGGGTGCTCCACAAATGGATGTAaaatcaccaccaccaccaccgtgGTCCAACCATCGTGGAGTAAAACTGCTACCGCCGTCCCCACCATAATTTAAGTGGCTCCGGCATCTTCCATTTACTTGcttgtttgatttgattttgatgGGCAAATGTTTTTTGTTGGATACATGTTTATCTAGTTTCCGAAGGATATCATTGTGGCGACGTGCACCATTAGAACCTTTATtccatgcataatcgaattttTCAAGAAGTTGAGCTTCAGTTCTTTGAGCTGCTGCCTTACTTTTCATctaattaacaaagaaaataaaaaaataatgtttggAAGTATAAGGATagttattaaattttacaatttagtccatattaattttgtaatttagtagTACTCTCAAGCTAagcaataaaaatagaaaatttaaaaatcgatccaaattaaaatgtttgaatatttataaaatataaattgaaaattcatGGTTATAACAACcggatcaaattttattttttttatttagtttataattaattttaattttttatcatacaaaaataagtattttatatttaactaatagaataatTTAAAAACTCTATAAACGTCATGTAAGtgttattgattatttttatttacttaatttaaaaagttatttatgattttttttaaattttatcaaataatgtCGAAATGCAATAAAATAAAGCTTGCcaaaataaatccaaaaaatcaaaataaaaaattaatatgaaaaataaaaaatcaaatatagttatttaaaaatttagaaaaaagaaCTCTGCTAAATCAAACTCTTATTTATACATGGTTTTTGAAATTAATCAATTCACTCTATTTAGTTtcgatttaataaattattttaaaaattataaaagttgaaaaaactttgaaaaatataaaattaatttcaacTTTCGATTCAACTTATTTTTATCCCGACTCAACTAATTTACTCAAAAACCGAAATCTCTTTTTCCGAGCAACACAAATAAAGTTGGAAAGTAGAAAAACATATACTCACACGAGCCCATCTGTAGATAATAGAGCAACCCCTTGcaaaaattttatcaaacaaAGGACATCCTTTTTCACCAAATCCATTTTTTCGACAGAGAT contains:
- the LOC121204770 gene encoding protein EFFECTOR OF TRANSCRIPTION 2; the protein is MKKNARYKVAQTNTTVLSHKEDPIPMGAAKLADVVTRFNREDHKRTKHDSQFSKWKVLIGPHDWEDHSVGKEGVARYRVENLPKTASSGLYELAINKPSSRDHNGKLDSDKVLVVYLGEADNVRSRLQQYGRTGAHLGRNDSGINKVCGCFEDIFARGYSIVYRWAPMKNKADARRTEAQLLGTFDYAWNKGSNGIRRHDDILQKLDKHASNIMKLANFSKKHLPFLQKQVGIKIKAGKLVSDNNEFGKYKNGENRNFLLQVFNFSRSRPRLVSNHGGSDENETFSCGVVLDDGSICKRPLVEGRKRCAEHKGKKTRGSSTRSSTKSQPHKEDYPEIEHCSPICGVAMDDGSLCRRQPVSGRKRCDLHKGRRIYSSDSEITRYQTMPYAVFNSYSDEKASVFDENHTGMKITTLVSGLDETSPSHVFDSNSSLNSNNCSTPICGVPTCNGTPCKRTVNGNGRCWQHLKYSGSRSSSNDFAPRNSNNDSTGTSICGAPTRNGSSCRRTVKGNGRCWQH
- the LOC107940209 gene encoding protein EFFECTOR OF TRANSCRIPTION 2; the encoded protein is MNREDHKKTDHDSHFSEWKLLICPHDWKNGKGGAVTRYRFENLPKSSGPGIYELAVCKLPSRDRRGKLEPDSVVYVGEAENIRARLQQYGRDGTHLCRKNGFGEKGCPLFDKIFARGCSIIYRWARMKSKAAAQRTEAQLLEKFDYAWNKGSNGARRHNDILRKLDKHVSNKKHLPIKIKSNKQVNGRCRSHLNYGGDGGSSFTPRWLDHGGGGGDFTSICGAPTCDGAPCERPVNGNGRCWQHSNYGRSSSCFTSRSLNYGGYGSSFTPQWLDHGGDDIILICGATTYNGAPCERPVSGNGRCWQHLDYGRDGGSSFTPQWLDHGGGDITSVCGAPTCDGAPCERPVNGNGRCWQHSNYGRSSSCFTSRNLNYGGYGSSFTPRWLDHGGDDIILICGATTCNGAPCERPAIGNGRCWQHLDYGCSSSSSSSSSSSGRYW